A genomic segment from Yimella sp. cx-51 encodes:
- a CDS encoding transglycosylase family protein, producing the protein MSYTPKHAATKQASTNGRRAAGVFVLSAATVGTGAVAGTTSAQATATASVRAATPYNVWDRVAQCESGGNWSINTGNGYYGGLQFAYRSWTGFGGTRYAAYAHQATRDQQIIVAQAILRTQGPGAWPTCSRRAGLTRTNGLAVRVGGGTTTVSTPTTSRTTSRKLVVDGALGPMTTRAIQKWVGTTQDGVFGPMTKRALQRKVGAYPDGQIGPATVRSLQRTIGAHQNGARYLDAGTVRALQTYLNARVL; encoded by the coding sequence TTGAGCTACACCCCCAAGCACGCTGCCACCAAGCAGGCGTCGACGAACGGTCGCCGCGCGGCCGGCGTGTTCGTGCTTTCCGCTGCGACGGTCGGCACCGGCGCCGTCGCCGGCACGACCTCCGCGCAGGCCACCGCCACGGCGTCGGTTCGTGCAGCCACTCCGTACAACGTCTGGGACCGCGTTGCACAGTGCGAGAGCGGCGGCAACTGGTCGATCAACACCGGCAACGGTTACTACGGCGGCCTGCAGTTCGCCTACCGCAGCTGGACCGGCTTCGGCGGCACCCGCTACGCGGCGTACGCCCACCAGGCCACCCGCGACCAGCAGATCATCGTCGCGCAGGCGATCCTGCGCACCCAGGGTCCCGGCGCCTGGCCGACCTGCTCGCGTCGCGCGGGCCTGACCCGCACCAACGGCCTCGCCGTTCGCGTGGGCGGTGGCACCACCACGGTGAGCACCCCGACGACGTCGCGCACCACCAGCCGCAAGCTCGTCGTCGACGGAGCCCTCGGCCCGATGACCACCCGTGCGATCCAGAAGTGGGTCGGCACGACCCAGGACGGCGTCTTCGGCCCGATGACCAAGCGCGCCCTGCAGCGCAAGGTCGGCGCCTACCCGGACGGCCAGATCGGTCCGGCCACCGTGCGCAGCCTGCAGCGGACCATCGGCGCCCACCAGAACGGCGCCCGCTACCTCGACGCCGGCACGGTCCGCGCTCTGCAGACCTACCTGAACGCCCGCGTTCTCTGA